The genomic interval GCTCTTGTCAGAGGCTCTTGGGGAGAGTCTTGATCCCGATACAAGTTGTGAGTTGCATTTGAAGCTCTCTGAGAAATATTTGAGGGAGGCAGAGGAATTCCTGGCTAGGGGTGACTATATGCAGGCATCTGAGAGGGCTTGGGGTGCAGCAGCTCAGATTGTTAAGGCGCTAGCCGCTAAGGAAGGGAGAGAGCTTAGGAGTCATGGGGAGTTGCATCGGTATGTCTCGAAGCTTAGCAGTGAGATGGATGATAGGGAGATATCGAGGCTCTGGCTCTCTGCTGTGTCTCTTCACCAGAATTTTTACGAGAATTGGCTTCCCGGGGAAATTGTTGAGGAGGGAGTAGAGAGTCTCAAGGAGTTTGTGGAAAAGTTGAGGAAGCTTTTGTAAGTTCTTTGACGTGTTCTCGTGCCTCCGTAGACATTTGAGTCGAGTGCAACACACATGCTTTGAACTTTCTTGGTAGCCTTGTTCGAAAGGAGGAGCCTCTCGAAGATGAAAGGAAGGCTATAGAGTCTGGAGATGAGCTAGTCGGGAGGATGAGATTTTTAGGGTTCTCAGATAAAGTTTTGGCGAGTGGTGGGATGCGGGTTGCTCGGTTTAGCAGAAAACATATATGGATCTCCAAATGTAACTTCTTTGGAAACATGGAGGACATAAAGAAGATTATTGTCCCAGTATTGCGGCGCTATGGTGTGAGGAGAGCGGCTGTTTTTGGGTCTTTTGCTCGTGGGGAGGCTAGGGAGGATAGCGACTTGGATATTATTGTTGAATTTGAGGAGGGTAGGAGCTTGCTGGACTTGGCTGGCTTAAAGGTTGAGCTAGAGGATGTTCTCGGCAGGAGAGTGGACATTGTTACGTATGGTTCCCTGCACCCACTTCTTAGGGAAAGAGTTCTTAAGGAGGAAAAGAGGATACTATGGGGAAAGACCCGAAAACAACCTTAGGGACATACTTGAGAAAATTTGAATTAGAGAAAATACCTAGGGGATCATATTGGCATGATTAAGAAAAAGCTTGTCTTCACTAAACACGCAAGGGAAGCTATCGTTAAAAGGGAGCTTGATGCAGAGTCAATACTTAATGCTATTCTAGCTCCAGATGAACTCTTCTGGGATAGGCGTTCAGGTTGCATGGTGGCTATTAAGAAAGACGACCTAGCACTTATTGTTGTTTATGAGGTGACAAATGAAAAATTCAGAGTGGTTACAGCATTTAAATCATCCAAGTTAGTTAAACTTATTAGGAGCAAGCTTAGCAAAGGATTCTGGGTAAAGATTCAATGAGGGTGAGGTACGACAAAAGACACGATATACTTTATATCGATGTCGCCCCGGGCAAGAAGGCACGCGAGACACAGCCATTGAACGATGATATCTTTGTGGATCTCGATGAGGAGGGGAACATTGTGGGTATAGAGATTTGGAACGCCTCCGAGAACATTGTAGAGGCGCTTGCGGAGCCACTGATAGAGAAGGTGAAGAAATCGCTTGAAAAATCTGTCATGGCAGGAAAAGGTTCATAGTAATATGTGGGGAATTTTTGGTGTAAGTTTCCCGTTGATAGTTCCGTCGTGAAATTCAGTCTTTTTCGAAATTGAAGGGTACGTAGAGGCCGGTGTATCTATTCTTAGTATAAGAGAAAGAATTAAGGTAAAAAGAGTGATATTTGAACGATAACATAAAAATTGGTTTACAAATTCTTTATTAAAATAAAACAATTTTTGCCAGAATAGGATTGAAAGAACGTTGAGTAAATATTTAAATATATTTACTCGTTTATGTTAAACCAAATAGAAAAATAAATTAAGCTGTGATAGTGATGCAGAGAACCAAAAACTCGGCATCCCTGCTTTTAAAGCTTCTTGAAACAGACACGGTGAGGTTAGAAGCCGCTGAGAAAAAAATTAGAAAAAATATCGCGTAGTCGTTCAGAAAGTGGGGAGAAGTTGTCTTCGGGCTTGGGTAGTTGGAGGGAGGGCCTCGAAGAGCTCATAAAGTTGCTGGAGGACACGTGTAGCAGTATGGGTAGCCTTAATGCTGACAAGCTCTTGGAAATCCTGGGTCTCGTGGGTAGGTTGGAGAGAATGCTTGAAACGGGGTCTCAGCAGGCTTTGGGGTCTGGCGGCCCTGCTAAAGGAAGCTTGGAGAGTGACGGCTTGCTTTTGATCAGGGAATACGTCAAGGAGGCTGTCTATAGGTTTTCGGCTGGCGACGACGCTGGGAGTGTTCTGGCCGAGGCTCTGAGTGTCGCAAATGCTTTGCGGGATCTAGGCGCGCTTGCTGAGAGGGGGGTAGAAATTATACGTCCCAAGGATCTGGTGGTTGTAGGGTATATCGATGGGAAGCCGGTCTACTCGTTTAGGCAGGGAAATAGTCCTAATAGATAAGGAGCCCGAGAAGGTTTTCATCGAGAAAACGGGCGATAGGGAGATACACTATTTTTACTGGAGACTTGACCTATACAAGCCCTTCGACTATGAGCCTGTCACCTTGCTTGACGGCTTTCTGTGTTCCCGTTACCATTGGAAAGGGCTTGTCCTCTGGACCGAGCCAGTTGTTAGGGACAAACCTTTGATGACTTTTGCCTTGGGGGTTCACACGCCACTTGTATACTCGAGGAAGTGGCAAGTCTTTGTGGTTTATTGCCTTCCAGAGCTTACTCTTAGTGAGAGTTTCTGGCTTGGCTTTTACTTGACTATATTTAACGCATTACTTAAGGGTATGATAAAGCTCCCAAGCGATAAGGCTTTCCACGGCTACATGGATAAGGCTGTGGAGGGCAAGGTTCCAGAGGAATACAGGTTCAGGCTTAAGGAGTGGACCTTTCTCATCATTGTGGGGTCTCTACCAGAGAAACTGCCAAGTGCTGTGTCGGACAGGCTAAGGGAGTGCGGATAGGCTCTTCTAACGCTGTTTTGTCTAGCTTAAACAGCCTTGTTTGCTGGATGAGATTGGAGTTGGGTATTGTTTTCTTATGTTGACAAATTGAGGATATGTTGCTTTGGGCAAATTTTATTTCTTGTATTCGCAAAGAGCTATGTGTGGAGATTAGGAGCTTGGTGTCGCAGGCCTGGGAGAGCCTTAACAAGGTGAAAGAGCTAGTTGGTTCTGGAGTTTCCAGTGATCTGGAGGTGGCCGCTTTAAGATGGTATCTTTATTCTCTGCATCAGAATGTTCTTGACGCTTTAGCTTCTCTGATTTCTGAGGCTGGGCTGAGGAAGCCGGGTTCCTACGCGGAGCTGGCGAAGCCTTTGGCTGAAAAGGGCTTAGTATCTGAATGGTTTGCTTGTGAGGTGGCGAGGATGGCAAGGACTGGGAATCTGCTTGCGCATGCCTATCGGAGGGTTCCCAGGGAGGAACTCGTAGAGATTGGAAACCGGGTCTTTGGGACAGCTCCAGCGCTGCTGGAGACAATAATCAAGCTAGCTGAGAGGCTTGGGGTTGATCCGCCTCATGAGAATGCGTCGAGTGATATGATAGCAGTTTTTAAGCAGTATCCGGGGATAATTGCTGTTCTGCTTTTTGGCAGTAGGGCTCGGGGCGACTATAGGCCTGACAGCGACTATGATATTGCTGTCCTAGCGGAAAAACCGCTGGAACTGAGAGAGCTGGAAGAAATGGCCCTAGAGATGGCTGACTTGCTAGGAGTTCCAGCCGACAGGGTTGACATTGTTGACCTGCAGGTTGCCCCTAACGAGTTGCTCTACAAGGTTATTAGGGACTATGTTCCTATATATGTTTCTGACAATGAAAGGTTTAAGAGGTGGGTCTCTGAAAACTATATAAGGGTTCTCGACGAGGAAGAATCTCTTAAGGAAACCTATTACATTCGCTTAAAGAAGAAGCTCAGGCAATGAATCTCTTAGTCTTAAAAGTAACAGTGCTGGGTGTATGTAAGGGAAAATATTTTGCGAAAAGTAAATATTTGTTTACGTAGGTTTATTCGCGTAATTTAGGGCGAGGCGTGTAGGGATGCAGGGATGCAGTGACACGTCAGACATGTTCAATGTTTTTTCTCTGGTGGTAACACTATGCTCGACACCGCTTGCCTGCTAGGGATTGCCAGGTTACTGTATGTGCTATTGTCTTCTCTGAGCACCTTTACACTCTTCCTTATACTTCTATGGACTGTTTACCATACTCCTATTGTCCTTGCCGCGGTGTTTTCTAGGAGGGACAAAGACGACCCGCCCGGAGACAATTATTTGCCTAGGGTCAGCGTGATTATACCCGTCAAGAACGATGTGAGTATTGCTGAGCGTTCTCTAAGGTCCGTGGCTGTTCAAGATTATCCACGCGACAAGATCGAGGTTGTCGTCGTAGATGGCTCCAGCGATGACGTCTCTGAAAAAATAAAAGCCAGCATTCAAGGCTTCCCTTTGGACGTCAAATACATAAGGGAGGATACGCCAAACGGGAAGCCCTCAGCGCTCAACCGTGGATTAAGGCATGTTTCAGGAGAGCTGGTGGCTGTGCTGGACGCAGACAACGTGCTTGAACCAGACGCCTTTAGGAACGCTGTAAAGTACTTCTCTGACCCAACAGTAGGGGCAGTACAGGGGGTCATCGACCCCTTGAATGAGAAAGAGTCTATCTGGACGAGGATAGCTTCAAAGGAAGAGAAGCTCTGGAACAGGGTTCTTCTCCTCGGCAGGGCCCGGCTTGGCCTCTTTACGCCGCTTAGCGGAAGCTGTTATTTTGTCTCGCGCAGGGCTCTTCAAGAGATTGGCGGTTTTCCTAATACCCTAGCGGAAGACCTTGACCTGTCCCTGAGCCTATTGAAAAAGGGCTACAGGGTTGTATACGCCGAGGATGTGAGGGGCAAGTGGGAGACGCCTAAAACGCTTGGGGCGCTTGTCGTGCAGCGTAGGAGGTGGTATAGGGGCTACCTTGAGTCGTTTTTTAGGAACTGGAGGATAATTGGGCCAGATAGGAGGCGCTTGGACGCAGAAGTAGTTATGGCTGGACCACTTCTTCTCGTTCTAAGCTTTTTAACAATCATGTGGTGGCTTCTCATAACGACGCTCGGCCTCCCGAAACTTAACGGTGATATATCAGCGTATATTGTTACCTCTTTGAATTTCTTCACTGTTCTCACAGTGGGATCGGCCTTGTCGTTTGGCGAGAAGCCTCGCCGCTTGACAAACATCGCATGGATACCCATTGTGTATGCGTATTGGTTGACAATGATGAGTGTTGCTCTTTGGGCTTTTCTCGGGGTATTGTTCAGGAGGCCTGCCAAGTGGGAGAGGACTCCCAAGTAAAGTTATAAATGTTATAGTTTTTGGAAAATGTGGCTTGGTGTATGGCACGCGGCCCTACTGAGAAGATGATTGCGGCAATGCTGGTCTTGTTGCTAGTTGTTTACACACAGACGTCGACTGTGACGCATCATGTAGCCGTGGAAGTTAAGGCTGAGCCACTGGTGGACTGGCTTGAGCTTGCTAGGTCTGCTTGGAACTACTTTCAGCCCGGGGTTGGTCTTAGCAGTCTAGGCTTAAATTATGCCTCTATATCGTGGCACTATTTGACTGACTGGGATCTTGGATGCTATATTTCTGCGATTGTTGATGCCGAGGCTCTCGGCTTAGTGGATAAAGAAGGAACAATGGGTAGTGATGCTAGAATAAGGAAAGTGCTGAATTTCCTTGCTACTCGCCCCCTACACCCAAGCGGGGTCCCCTACGGTGTTTATGATGCAGACACGGGTGAGCCAGGGACAACTAGCCCATCGAA from Thermofilum adornatum carries:
- a CDS encoding PaREP1 family protein, encoding MPRRLEERIRKESEKRGVSEDELVVKLLSEALGESLDPDTSCELHLKLSEKYLREAEEFLARGDYMQASERAWGAAAQIVKALAAKEGRELRSHGELHRYVSKLSSEMDDREISRLWLSAVSLHQNFYENWLPGEIVEEGVESLKEFVEKLRKLL
- a CDS encoding nucleotidyltransferase family protein yields the protein MNFLGSLVRKEEPLEDERKAIESGDELVGRMRFLGFSDKVLASGGMRVARFSRKHIWISKCNFFGNMEDIKKIIVPVLRRYGVRRAAVFGSFARGEAREDSDLDIIVEFEEGRSLLDLAGLKVELEDVLGRRVDIVTYGSLHPLLRERVLKEEKRILWGKTRKQP
- a CDS encoding DUF4258 domain-containing protein, whose product is MIKKKLVFTKHAREAIVKRELDAESILNAILAPDELFWDRRSGCMVAIKKDDLALIVVYEVTNEKFRVVTAFKSSKLVKLIRSKLSKGFWVKIQ
- a CDS encoding DUF2283 domain-containing protein, which gives rise to MRVRYDKRHDILYIDVAPGKKARETQPLNDDIFVDLDEEGNIVGIEIWNASENIVEALAEPLIEKVKKSLEKSVMAGKGS
- the mntA gene encoding type VII toxin-antitoxin system MntA family adenylyltransferase antitoxin; the encoded protein is MEIRSLVSQAWESLNKVKELVGSGVSSDLEVAALRWYLYSLHQNVLDALASLISEAGLRKPGSYAELAKPLAEKGLVSEWFACEVARMARTGNLLAHAYRRVPREELVEIGNRVFGTAPALLETIIKLAERLGVDPPHENASSDMIAVFKQYPGIIAVLLFGSRARGDYRPDSDYDIAVLAEKPLELRELEEMALEMADLLGVPADRVDIVDLQVAPNELLYKVIRDYVPIYVSDNERFKRWVSENYIRVLDEEESLKETYYIRLKKKLRQ
- a CDS encoding glycosyltransferase, whose amino-acid sequence is MLDTACLLGIARLLYVLLSSLSTFTLFLILLWTVYHTPIVLAAVFSRRDKDDPPGDNYLPRVSVIIPVKNDVSIAERSLRSVAVQDYPRDKIEVVVVDGSSDDVSEKIKASIQGFPLDVKYIREDTPNGKPSALNRGLRHVSGELVAVLDADNVLEPDAFRNAVKYFSDPTVGAVQGVIDPLNEKESIWTRIASKEEKLWNRVLLLGRARLGLFTPLSGSCYFVSRRALQEIGGFPNTLAEDLDLSLSLLKKGYRVVYAEDVRGKWETPKTLGALVVQRRRWYRGYLESFFRNWRIIGPDRRRLDAEVVMAGPLLLVLSFLTIMWWLLITTLGLPKLNGDISAYIVTSLNFFTVLTVGSALSFGEKPRRLTNIAWIPIVYAYWLTMMSVALWAFLGVLFRRPAKWERTPK